From one Planctomycetota bacterium genomic stretch:
- a CDS encoding CNNM domain-containing protein produces METLRMLLVRFGPYLAALAGILVAAVANGMETGIYRLNRIRLRLRAEAGDRRARTLAGLLGDVRGLIVVCLVGYNVGVYVTTAFVTTLVEGAGWAQGPVGVEILATVLLAPIFFVFTDVTPKSIFTYEADRWMYRLAGLLCGGYVVLRSVGLVPALKGASTLVLRIAHGREGARANPFHPRQRLRAFLREGAAEGVITGYQDELVERVLALRERQVRDVMIPLARVTAVEACIGREQFVEQLRAHSYSRLPVWEGRKDHIVGIVHINDVLGAESGPFDLALAMTRHVVEVPPEMPVGQAMFRMRAARSAMAVVRNTRGRAVGIITIKDLVEEIVGELAAW; encoded by the coding sequence ATGGAAACGCTCCGGATGCTCCTGGTGCGCTTCGGGCCGTACTTGGCGGCGCTGGCCGGCATCCTGGTGGCGGCGGTGGCCAACGGCATGGAGACGGGCATCTACCGGCTGAACCGGATCCGCTTGCGTCTGCGGGCCGAAGCCGGCGACCGCCGCGCTCGCACCCTCGCCGGCCTCCTGGGCGACGTGCGGGGCCTTATCGTCGTCTGCCTGGTCGGCTACAACGTCGGCGTGTACGTCACGACGGCCTTCGTGACGACGCTCGTCGAAGGCGCCGGGTGGGCTCAGGGTCCCGTCGGCGTCGAGATTTTGGCGACGGTGCTGCTCGCGCCGATCTTTTTCGTCTTCACCGATGTGACGCCGAAGAGCATCTTCACCTACGAGGCCGACCGGTGGATGTACCGCCTGGCGGGCCTGCTGTGCGGGGGCTACGTCGTGCTGCGGTCGGTCGGCCTGGTGCCGGCGCTCAAGGGCGCGAGCACGCTGGTGCTGCGGATTGCCCACGGCCGGGAGGGCGCCCGCGCCAACCCGTTCCATCCGCGGCAGCGCCTGCGGGCGTTCCTGCGCGAGGGCGCCGCCGAAGGCGTCATCACGGGCTACCAGGATGAACTGGTGGAGCGGGTGCTGGCGCTGCGCGAGCGGCAGGTGCGAGACGTTATGATCCCGCTGGCGCGCGTCACGGCCGTGGAGGCCTGCATCGGCCGCGAACAGTTTGTCGAACAACTGCGCGCCCACTCCTACAGCCGGTTGCCCGTCTGGGAGGGGCGGAAGGACCACATCGTCGGCATCGTGCACATCAACGACGTCCTCGGCGCCGAATCCGGGCCGTTCGACCTGGCGCTCGCGATGACGCGCCATGTGGTCGAGGTTCCTCCGGAGATGCCGGTCGGCCAGGCGATGTTCCGGATGCGCGCCGCCCGGTCGGCCATGGCCGTCGTCCGCAACACGCGCGGGCGCGCCGTCGGGATCATCACGATCAAGGACCTCGTCGAGGAAATCGTGGGTGAACTGGCGGCCTGGTGA